The following are encoded in a window of Halosolutus halophilus genomic DNA:
- a CDS encoding ABC transporter ATP-binding protein — translation MSDAAVDDPEESESESAILRVSNLEKRFGGIVAVDSASFEIERGSMTGLIGPNGAGKSTTFDLITGVYRADAGRVIFEGEDVTDLRPQQLVDRGLVRTFQISRELSGMTVLENMLLAFQGQLGESLWRTVTPGVRRSLVAQERELLERTWETLELFEIEHLAHEDAANLSGGQRKLLELARALLTDPKMLLLDEPMASVNPTLEKNLLDRIHELRSQGYTFLLVEHDMDVIMNNCETVIVMHQGQVLSQGTPAEIQGDERVVDAYLGGEV, via the coding sequence ATGAGTGACGCCGCCGTCGACGACCCGGAGGAGTCGGAGTCCGAGTCGGCCATCCTTCGCGTGTCGAACCTCGAAAAGCGATTCGGTGGGATCGTGGCGGTCGACAGTGCCAGTTTCGAGATCGAACGAGGATCGATGACGGGACTCATCGGCCCGAACGGGGCCGGCAAATCGACGACGTTCGATCTGATCACCGGCGTCTACAGGGCGGATGCCGGACGCGTGATCTTCGAGGGCGAGGACGTGACCGACTTGAGGCCACAGCAACTGGTGGATCGCGGGCTGGTTCGGACCTTCCAGATCAGCCGGGAACTCAGCGGGATGACGGTGCTCGAGAACATGCTGTTAGCGTTCCAGGGACAACTCGGCGAGTCGCTCTGGCGAACGGTCACCCCTGGCGTTCGCAGATCCCTCGTCGCACAGGAACGAGAACTGCTCGAACGCACCTGGGAAACGCTCGAATTGTTCGAGATCGAGCACCTGGCCCACGAGGACGCGGCGAACCTCTCGGGCGGGCAGCGAAAGCTCCTCGAACTCGCCCGGGCGCTCCTGACGGATCCGAAAATGCTGTTACTCGACGAGCCGATGGCCAGCGTCAATCCGACTCTCGAGAAGAACCTCCTCGATCGCATCCACGAACTCAGATCGCAGGGGTACACCTTTCTCCTCGTCGAGCACGACATGGACGTCATCATGAACAACTGCGAGACGGTGATCGTCATGCACCAGGGTCAAGTGCTCTCCCAGGGCACCCCGGCGGAGATACAGGGGGACGAACGCGTCGTCGATGCCTACCTCGGAGGAGAGGTCTAG
- a CDS encoding ABC transporter substrate-binding protein produces the protein MAHISRRSVLTGIGSAGALSLTGTLSAERGTDAQGREIMLGILQPESGDLGELGGPIADGAELPAIQLADEGSPFNVTVQREDTQTLSETGISAAQSLVDAGFPMFTGAAASDVTIPVAQEVAVPNRVVMCSPASTSPDITDINDDDFVFRTAPSDSLQGEVIAELAFEDRGFETAATFALNDAYGQALESVFSESFEELGGTVTASEAFEPEQPSYTSALQSTLAEDPDFLLVIAFPVSGIQIFRDFYADFDPDLPVIVTDGLIEETLPNQVDNPMDNVQGTAPAAAGPEVEVFNGLYEDEFGRAPGVFNAQAYDASAVMILANARAGENDGPAVRDEMRAVANPNGETVSPSNFPEAVDLAASGEEITYEGASSTVEFDDNGDPQAAVFDVYQFENFELNVVEQIEFGSESE, from the coding sequence ATGGCACACATTAGCAGACGCAGCGTGCTAACTGGTATCGGTAGCGCGGGGGCGCTATCGCTCACGGGTACTCTCAGCGCTGAACGGGGGACCGACGCCCAGGGCCGCGAGATCATGCTGGGGATCCTGCAGCCGGAATCCGGTGATCTGGGGGAACTCGGGGGGCCGATCGCGGACGGAGCCGAACTCCCCGCGATTCAGCTCGCAGACGAGGGCAGTCCGTTCAACGTTACGGTCCAGCGAGAAGACACCCAGACGCTCTCCGAGACGGGGATCAGCGCCGCACAGTCGCTCGTCGACGCGGGGTTCCCGATGTTCACCGGCGCGGCGGCGTCCGACGTGACGATCCCCGTCGCCCAGGAGGTCGCGGTTCCCAACCGGGTCGTCATGTGTTCTCCGGCGAGCACGAGTCCGGACATCACGGACATCAACGACGACGACTTCGTCTTCCGGACCGCGCCGAGCGACTCGTTACAGGGGGAGGTCATCGCGGAACTCGCCTTCGAGGACCGCGGTTTCGAGACCGCGGCGACGTTCGCCCTGAACGACGCTTACGGACAGGCACTCGAAAGCGTGTTCTCGGAGTCGTTCGAGGAACTCGGCGGCACGGTCACGGCTTCCGAGGCGTTCGAACCGGAGCAACCGTCGTACACCTCGGCTCTCCAGAGCACGCTCGCAGAAGACCCCGACTTTCTCCTGGTGATCGCGTTCCCCGTCAGCGGGATTCAGATCTTCCGGGACTTCTACGCGGACTTCGACCCCGACCTGCCCGTCATCGTCACCGACGGCCTGATCGAGGAAACCCTCCCGAACCAAGTCGACAATCCGATGGACAACGTGCAGGGGACCGCTCCGGCCGCGGCCGGCCCCGAGGTCGAGGTGTTCAACGGGTTGTACGAGGACGAGTTCGGGAGAGCCCCTGGGGTCTTCAACGCCCAGGCGTACGACGCGAGTGCCGTCATGATCCTGGCGAACGCCCGTGCGGGCGAAAACGATGGACCCGCCGTCCGGGACGAGATGCGGGCCGTCGCGAACCCGAACGGGGAGACAGTCAGCCCGTCGAACTTCCCCGAGGCGGTCGACCTGGCCGCTTCGGGTGAGGAGATCACCTACGAGGGAGCCTCGAGTACCGTCGAGTTCGACGACAACGGCGATCCACAGGCCGCCGTGTTCGACGTCTACCAGTTCGAGAACTTCGAACTCAACGTAGTCGAACAGATCGAATTCGGGAGCGAATCGGAGTAA
- a CDS encoding branched-chain amino acid ABC transporter permease codes for MTRDRRFRTDGGEDAGQVDFPTGADPDGRSRWLEDVLIIGETTLVVYGLFIVLGFAAGLDFNGIVSTLQQVTLLAASFALVVLALNLHWGYTGLFNIGVAGFMAVGAYAMALTTAAPDATFPGLGLPLWIGIPAGIVAAALVGFVAALPALRLHADYFAIVTLAFAEVIRLLYNSSAFREFELFGTEFGTGGGQGMSFPNLRNTISRQLLYVDGDPEAGPTLVGRAFLAIGDALELSTSVVEGWAYTAVLVALVVVVFVLISWIGHSPFGRVLKAIREDELAARSLGKNTDRVKIKAFMVGCAIMGLAGIVWQGRRGYIDPNLFLPIITFYIFIALIIGGSGSNTGSVVGALLFAGLLFEGPPFVQRIVDTTFDLPRTTTVYEGVIALGDLDPMPLLGYAVAELPNLRFVLFGVVLIALMIYRPDGMLGHRNEPASPIDLTKERPPNGRGSSSGKEGESNE; via the coding sequence GTGACTCGCGATCGTCGCTTCCGGACGGATGGGGGCGAAGACGCCGGCCAGGTGGATTTTCCGACCGGTGCCGACCCCGACGGACGCTCCCGCTGGCTCGAGGACGTCCTCATCATCGGAGAAACCACGCTCGTGGTGTACGGCCTCTTCATCGTCCTCGGTTTCGCCGCGGGGCTCGACTTCAACGGCATCGTCAGCACCCTCCAGCAGGTCACGCTGTTGGCGGCATCGTTCGCACTGGTCGTCCTGGCGCTCAACCTCCACTGGGGCTACACGGGCCTGTTCAACATCGGGGTCGCCGGCTTCATGGCCGTCGGCGCCTACGCGATGGCGCTGACGACGGCCGCACCGGACGCAACCTTCCCCGGACTCGGACTGCCGCTGTGGATCGGCATTCCGGCGGGAATCGTGGCCGCCGCACTCGTCGGGTTCGTGGCCGCTCTGCCGGCGTTGCGTCTCCACGCGGACTATTTCGCGATCGTCACCCTGGCGTTCGCGGAGGTGATCCGACTGCTGTACAACTCGAGTGCGTTCAGAGAGTTCGAACTGTTCGGCACCGAGTTCGGAACCGGCGGTGGACAGGGAATGTCCTTCCCGAACCTTCGTAACACGATTTCCCGGCAGCTCCTGTACGTCGACGGGGACCCGGAAGCGGGGCCCACCCTCGTCGGACGGGCGTTCCTGGCGATCGGGGACGCACTGGAGCTAAGCACGTCGGTCGTCGAGGGATGGGCGTATACCGCCGTTCTGGTGGCGTTGGTGGTGGTCGTCTTCGTCCTCATCTCCTGGATCGGACACTCCCCGTTCGGACGGGTGTTGAAAGCCATCAGGGAGGACGAACTCGCGGCGCGATCGCTCGGCAAGAACACCGATCGCGTGAAGATCAAGGCGTTCATGGTCGGGTGTGCGATCATGGGGCTCGCGGGCATCGTCTGGCAGGGTCGTCGGGGATACATCGATCCGAACCTGTTCCTGCCGATCATCACGTTCTACATCTTCATCGCGCTGATAATCGGCGGTTCCGGGTCGAACACCGGGAGCGTCGTCGGAGCGCTCCTGTTCGCCGGATTGCTCTTCGAAGGGCCGCCGTTCGTTCAGCGCATCGTGGACACTACCTTCGACCTGCCACGGACCACGACGGTTTACGAGGGGGTGATCGCGCTCGGCGACCTCGACCCGATGCCGCTTCTCGGGTACGCGGTGGCGGAACTCCCGAATCTCCGGTTCGTTCTCTTCGGCGTGGTCCTGATCGCGCTGATGATCTACCGGCCGGACGGGATGCTGGGCCACCGGAACGAACCGGCATCGCCGATCGATTTGACGAAAGAACGGCCACCGAATGGGCGTGGCTCCTCGTCAGGAAAGGAGGGTGAGTCGAATGAGTGA